One Chaetodon trifascialis isolate fChaTrf1 chromosome 21, fChaTrf1.hap1, whole genome shotgun sequence genomic window carries:
- the LOC139350148 gene encoding poly(ADP-ribose) glycohydrolase-like isoform X1, whose protein sequence is MAAYHVLRLSHLLKKRLPKKQVWTKSDNPSLVLSAQVVLMTALTDFEPLAKRLRGETSARTPPSSPLKVPSLCMQSTDNETVDQDRKQNNAETKMDMRPKTGADGLRGVKTKGYHQRVGARQQQKFRNTLVQWLVKPSIKQSTDEVSQTQEDVDMADDGDFQSTSAQSLDCHDAEKHAVSSSDEETQLLTPQDLNEDSPVSPASKDSPGSGLMQTLHRNDGELEKEEMETCPASSEGFVKQNTRITDFFSRTSSPPLPGRRRRPDKSKEQDADKQTTAAAVKPDVKWLGTPIAELKRMPECGGPLPPLKDIPDQHTVMIRTDLLKNGELPVPCPTKFEDTWDDVHVKMPCSSQNLFPVEDEETRERQNKSRWELIQETLNKKFTNQLELKKAILRYNASNAKKWDFTALHLYCSKVLEPDAAEHLFGSLLPEMVQLALRASELCTKPIPLLKRGMSHSVTMSQEQVACLLANAFFCTFPRRNSRKTEYCNYPDINFFRLFEGSSSRKIEKLKTLMCYFKSFTEEMPTGLVTFTRKRLDKPLNWKSSQAQLTKLHITCEGTIEDDGHGMLQVDFANQFVGGGVTSSGLVQEEIRFLINPELILSRLFTEALDHNDCLIITGTQQYSQYTGYAQTYQWTGSHQDTTPRDGWQRRCTEIVAIDALPFRNFLEQFRPEKINRELNKAYCGFARPEDQRQNLAAVATGNWGCGVFGGDTRLKALLQMLAAAEAGRDVAYFTFGDSQLMTDVHNMHSFLTQRNISVGEVYDLLGQYYSSVCKNSLSRRPDVSLYSFIYQQFSSSLAPDDSDRGSARQHVPADCR, encoded by the exons ATGGCTGCGTACCACGTTTTAAGATTGTCTCATCTATTAAAGAAAAGACTGCCCAAGAAACAAGTCTGGACAAAATCGGATAACCCCTCTTTGGTGTTGTCAGCTCAAGTTGTGTT AATGACTGCGCTGACTGACTTTGAACCTTTGGCAAAGAGACTGAGGGGTGAAACCAGCGCCAGAACGCCCCCTTCATCTCCTCTCAAAG TCCCATCTTTATGTATGCAGAGCACAGACAATGAAACGGTAGATCAAGATAGGAAGCAAAACAACGCAGAGACGAAGATGGATATGCGGCCAAAGACTGGAGCAGATGGTTTGCGAGGTGTAAAGACAAAAGGTTACCATCAAAGAGTTGGCGCCAGACAGCAACAGAAGTTCAGAAATACTCTTGTACAATGGTTGGTTAAACCCTCAATAAAACAAAGTACAGATGAAGTGTCCCAAACCCAAGAGGATGTAGACATGGCCGATGATGGTGACTTTCAAAGCACCTCAGCTCAGTCTCTGGACTGCCACGAtgctgaaaaacatgctgtctcTAGCTCAGATGAAGAAACCCAACTCTTGACGCCACAAGACCTAAATGAAGACAGTCCTGTGTCACCAGCCTCCAAGGATTCTCCAGGCAGTGGTCTTATGCAGACTCTCCACCGCAATGATGGTGAattagaaaaagaagaaatggagaCATGCCCAGCGAGCTCAGAGGGATTTGTCAAACAGAATACCAGAATCACAGATTTCTTTTCAAGGACCTCATCACCACCATTACCCGGGAGACGACGCAGGCCAGATAAGTCTAAGGAACAAGATGCGGACAAGcaaaccactgctgctgccGTCAAGCCTGATGTCAAATGGCTGGGGACGCCAATCGCTGAGCTAAAGAGAATGCCTGAATGTGGTGGACCACTTCCACCTCTAAAGGATATTCCCGACCAGCACACTGTGATGATAAGG ACAGACCTTCTTAAGAATGGTGAACTTCCTGTTCCATGTCCTACTAAGTTTGAGGACACCTGGGATGACGTCCATGTCAAGATGCCCTGTTCCAGTCAAAACCTGTTTCCTGTTGAAGATGAG GAAACAAGAGAACGGCAGAATAAGAGTCGATGGGAGCTGATCCAAGAAACTTTAAACAAGAAATTTACAAATCAACTTGAGCTGAAG AAAGCAATATTGAGATACAATGCCTCGAACGCCAAGAAATGGGACTTCACAGCATTACATTTGTATTGCTCTAAG GTCCTGGAGCCTGATGCAGCCGAACATCTGTTTGGCTCCCTGCTGCCAGAAATGGTGCAATTAGCATTGAGAGCATCTGAGCTCTGTACCAAG CCGATACCCCTCCTCAAGAGAGGCATGAGCCACTCCGTCACCATGTCTCAGGAGCAGGTGGCATGTCTGCTCGCCAACGCCTTCTTCTGTACCTTCCCCCGACGCAACTCCAGAAAGACTGAATACTGCAACTACCCAGACATCAACTTCTTCAG GCTGTTTGAGGGATCGTCTTCAAGGAAGattgagaagctgaaaacactgatgtgcTATTTCAAAAGTTTCACTGAGGAAA TGCCCACAGGACTTGTAACATTCACCCGAAAAAGATTGGATAAACCTCTGAATTGGAAAAG ctcacaGGCTCAGCTAACAAAGCTCCACATTACTTGTGAGGGGACCATTGAGGATGATGGTCATGGAATGCTTCAG GTGGATTTTGCCAATCAGTTTGTGGGAGGAGGAGTCACCAGTTCTGGTCTAGTTCAAGAGGAAATTCGTTTTCTAATCAACCCCGAGCTTATTCTGTCTCGCCTCTTCACTGAAGCCCTGGATCATAATGACTGTCTAATCATCACAG GTACACAGCAGTACAGTCAATACACAGGCTATGCTCAGACCTACCAGTGGACTGGCAGCCACCAGGACACAACTCCAAG AGACGGTTGGCAGAGAAGATGCACAGAGATTGTGGCCATTGACGCGCTGCCGTTCAGGAACTTTCTTGAACAGTTTCGCCCAGAGAAAATCAACCGAGAACTCAACAAG GCCTACTGTGGCTTTGCGCGCCCTGAGGATCAAAGACAAAACCTTGCAGCAGTGGCTACAGGGAACTGGGGCTGTGGGGTTTTTGGGGGTGACACACGTCTGAAAG ctctgctccagaTGCTGGCAGCTGCCGAGGCGGGCCGAGATGTGGCTTATTTCACCTTTGGTGACAGCCAGCTCATGACAGATGTCCACAACATGCACTCTTTCCTCACTCAGAGGAATATCAGTGTTG GGGAGGTGTATGATCTCCTGGGGCAGTACTACAGCTCAGTGTGCAAGAACAGCCTCAGTCGGCGCCCTGATGTCAGCCTCTACTCCTTCATCTACCAACAGTTCAGCTCCTCCCTGGCGCCAGATGACTCGGACAGGGGCTCGGCCAGACAACATGTCCCTGCAGACTGCCGTTGA
- the LOC139350148 gene encoding poly(ADP-ribose) glycohydrolase-like isoform X2, producing the protein MAAYHVLRLSHLLKKRLPKKQVWTKSDNPSLVLSAQVVLMTALTDFEPLAKRLRGETSARTPPSSPLKVPSLCMQSTDNETVDQDRKQNNAETKMDMRPKTGADGLRGVKTKGYHQRVGARQQQKFRNTLVQWLVKPSIKQSTDEVSQTQEDVDMADDGDFQSTSAQSLDCHDAEKHAVSSSDEETQLLTPQDLNEDSPVSPASKDSPGSGLMQTLHRNDGELEKEEMETCPASSEGFVKQNTRITDFFSRTSSPPLPGRRRRPDKSKEQDADKQTTAAAVKPDVKWLGTPIAELKRMPECGGPLPPLKDIPDQHTVMIRTDLLKNGELPVPCPTKFEDTWDDVHVKMPCSSQNLFPVEDEETRERQNKSRWELIQETLNKKFTNQLELKATILRYNASNAKKWDFTALHLYCSKVLEPDAAEHLFGSLLPEMVQLALRASELCTKPIPLLKRGMSHSVTMSQEQVACLLANAFFCTFPRRNSRKTEYCNYPDINFFRLFEGSSSRKIEKLKTLMCYFKSFTEEMPTGLVTFTRKRLDKPLNWKSSQAQLTKLHITCEGTIEDDGHGMLQVDFANQFVGGGVTSSGLVQEEIRFLINPELILSRLFTEALDHNDCLIITGTQQYSQYTGYAQTYQWTGSHQDTTPRDGWQRRCTEIVAIDALPFRNFLEQFRPEKINRELNKAYCGFARPEDQRQNLAAVATGNWGCGVFGGDTRLKALLQMLAAAEAGRDVAYFTFGDSQLMTDVHNMHSFLTQRNISVGEVYDLLGQYYSSVCKNSLSRRPDVSLYSFIYQQFSSSLAPDDSDRGSARQHVPADCR; encoded by the exons ATGGCTGCGTACCACGTTTTAAGATTGTCTCATCTATTAAAGAAAAGACTGCCCAAGAAACAAGTCTGGACAAAATCGGATAACCCCTCTTTGGTGTTGTCAGCTCAAGTTGTGTT AATGACTGCGCTGACTGACTTTGAACCTTTGGCAAAGAGACTGAGGGGTGAAACCAGCGCCAGAACGCCCCCTTCATCTCCTCTCAAAG TCCCATCTTTATGTATGCAGAGCACAGACAATGAAACGGTAGATCAAGATAGGAAGCAAAACAACGCAGAGACGAAGATGGATATGCGGCCAAAGACTGGAGCAGATGGTTTGCGAGGTGTAAAGACAAAAGGTTACCATCAAAGAGTTGGCGCCAGACAGCAACAGAAGTTCAGAAATACTCTTGTACAATGGTTGGTTAAACCCTCAATAAAACAAAGTACAGATGAAGTGTCCCAAACCCAAGAGGATGTAGACATGGCCGATGATGGTGACTTTCAAAGCACCTCAGCTCAGTCTCTGGACTGCCACGAtgctgaaaaacatgctgtctcTAGCTCAGATGAAGAAACCCAACTCTTGACGCCACAAGACCTAAATGAAGACAGTCCTGTGTCACCAGCCTCCAAGGATTCTCCAGGCAGTGGTCTTATGCAGACTCTCCACCGCAATGATGGTGAattagaaaaagaagaaatggagaCATGCCCAGCGAGCTCAGAGGGATTTGTCAAACAGAATACCAGAATCACAGATTTCTTTTCAAGGACCTCATCACCACCATTACCCGGGAGACGACGCAGGCCAGATAAGTCTAAGGAACAAGATGCGGACAAGcaaaccactgctgctgccGTCAAGCCTGATGTCAAATGGCTGGGGACGCCAATCGCTGAGCTAAAGAGAATGCCTGAATGTGGTGGACCACTTCCACCTCTAAAGGATATTCCCGACCAGCACACTGTGATGATAAGG ACAGACCTTCTTAAGAATGGTGAACTTCCTGTTCCATGTCCTACTAAGTTTGAGGACACCTGGGATGACGTCCATGTCAAGATGCCCTGTTCCAGTCAAAACCTGTTTCCTGTTGAAGATGAG GAAACAAGAGAACGGCAGAATAAGAGTCGATGGGAGCTGATCCAAGAAACTTTAAACAAGAAATTTACAAATCAACTTGAGCTGAAGGCAA CAATATTGAGATACAATGCCTCGAACGCCAAGAAATGGGACTTCACAGCATTACATTTGTATTGCTCTAAG GTCCTGGAGCCTGATGCAGCCGAACATCTGTTTGGCTCCCTGCTGCCAGAAATGGTGCAATTAGCATTGAGAGCATCTGAGCTCTGTACCAAG CCGATACCCCTCCTCAAGAGAGGCATGAGCCACTCCGTCACCATGTCTCAGGAGCAGGTGGCATGTCTGCTCGCCAACGCCTTCTTCTGTACCTTCCCCCGACGCAACTCCAGAAAGACTGAATACTGCAACTACCCAGACATCAACTTCTTCAG GCTGTTTGAGGGATCGTCTTCAAGGAAGattgagaagctgaaaacactgatgtgcTATTTCAAAAGTTTCACTGAGGAAA TGCCCACAGGACTTGTAACATTCACCCGAAAAAGATTGGATAAACCTCTGAATTGGAAAAG ctcacaGGCTCAGCTAACAAAGCTCCACATTACTTGTGAGGGGACCATTGAGGATGATGGTCATGGAATGCTTCAG GTGGATTTTGCCAATCAGTTTGTGGGAGGAGGAGTCACCAGTTCTGGTCTAGTTCAAGAGGAAATTCGTTTTCTAATCAACCCCGAGCTTATTCTGTCTCGCCTCTTCACTGAAGCCCTGGATCATAATGACTGTCTAATCATCACAG GTACACAGCAGTACAGTCAATACACAGGCTATGCTCAGACCTACCAGTGGACTGGCAGCCACCAGGACACAACTCCAAG AGACGGTTGGCAGAGAAGATGCACAGAGATTGTGGCCATTGACGCGCTGCCGTTCAGGAACTTTCTTGAACAGTTTCGCCCAGAGAAAATCAACCGAGAACTCAACAAG GCCTACTGTGGCTTTGCGCGCCCTGAGGATCAAAGACAAAACCTTGCAGCAGTGGCTACAGGGAACTGGGGCTGTGGGGTTTTTGGGGGTGACACACGTCTGAAAG ctctgctccagaTGCTGGCAGCTGCCGAGGCGGGCCGAGATGTGGCTTATTTCACCTTTGGTGACAGCCAGCTCATGACAGATGTCCACAACATGCACTCTTTCCTCACTCAGAGGAATATCAGTGTTG GGGAGGTGTATGATCTCCTGGGGCAGTACTACAGCTCAGTGTGCAAGAACAGCCTCAGTCGGCGCCCTGATGTCAGCCTCTACTCCTTCATCTACCAACAGTTCAGCTCCTCCCTGGCGCCAGATGACTCGGACAGGGGCTCGGCCAGACAACATGTCCCTGCAGACTGCCGTTGA
- the LOC139350148 gene encoding poly(ADP-ribose) glycohydrolase-like isoform X3 yields MDMRPKTGADGLRGVKTKGYHQRVGARQQQKFRNTLVQWLVKPSIKQSTDEVSQTQEDVDMADDGDFQSTSAQSLDCHDAEKHAVSSSDEETQLLTPQDLNEDSPVSPASKDSPGSGLMQTLHRNDGELEKEEMETCPASSEGFVKQNTRITDFFSRTSSPPLPGRRRRPDKSKEQDADKQTTAAAVKPDVKWLGTPIAELKRMPECGGPLPPLKDIPDQHTVMIRTDLLKNGELPVPCPTKFEDTWDDVHVKMPCSSQNLFPVEDEETRERQNKSRWELIQETLNKKFTNQLELKKAILRYNASNAKKWDFTALHLYCSKVLEPDAAEHLFGSLLPEMVQLALRASELCTKPIPLLKRGMSHSVTMSQEQVACLLANAFFCTFPRRNSRKTEYCNYPDINFFRLFEGSSSRKIEKLKTLMCYFKSFTEEMPTGLVTFTRKRLDKPLNWKSSQAQLTKLHITCEGTIEDDGHGMLQVDFANQFVGGGVTSSGLVQEEIRFLINPELILSRLFTEALDHNDCLIITGTQQYSQYTGYAQTYQWTGSHQDTTPRDGWQRRCTEIVAIDALPFRNFLEQFRPEKINRELNKAYCGFARPEDQRQNLAAVATGNWGCGVFGGDTRLKALLQMLAAAEAGRDVAYFTFGDSQLMTDVHNMHSFLTQRNISVGEVYDLLGQYYSSVCKNSLSRRPDVSLYSFIYQQFSSSLAPDDSDRGSARQHVPADCR; encoded by the exons ATGGATATGCGGCCAAAGACTGGAGCAGATGGTTTGCGAGGTGTAAAGACAAAAGGTTACCATCAAAGAGTTGGCGCCAGACAGCAACAGAAGTTCAGAAATACTCTTGTACAATGGTTGGTTAAACCCTCAATAAAACAAAGTACAGATGAAGTGTCCCAAACCCAAGAGGATGTAGACATGGCCGATGATGGTGACTTTCAAAGCACCTCAGCTCAGTCTCTGGACTGCCACGAtgctgaaaaacatgctgtctcTAGCTCAGATGAAGAAACCCAACTCTTGACGCCACAAGACCTAAATGAAGACAGTCCTGTGTCACCAGCCTCCAAGGATTCTCCAGGCAGTGGTCTTATGCAGACTCTCCACCGCAATGATGGTGAattagaaaaagaagaaatggagaCATGCCCAGCGAGCTCAGAGGGATTTGTCAAACAGAATACCAGAATCACAGATTTCTTTTCAAGGACCTCATCACCACCATTACCCGGGAGACGACGCAGGCCAGATAAGTCTAAGGAACAAGATGCGGACAAGcaaaccactgctgctgccGTCAAGCCTGATGTCAAATGGCTGGGGACGCCAATCGCTGAGCTAAAGAGAATGCCTGAATGTGGTGGACCACTTCCACCTCTAAAGGATATTCCCGACCAGCACACTGTGATGATAAGG ACAGACCTTCTTAAGAATGGTGAACTTCCTGTTCCATGTCCTACTAAGTTTGAGGACACCTGGGATGACGTCCATGTCAAGATGCCCTGTTCCAGTCAAAACCTGTTTCCTGTTGAAGATGAG GAAACAAGAGAACGGCAGAATAAGAGTCGATGGGAGCTGATCCAAGAAACTTTAAACAAGAAATTTACAAATCAACTTGAGCTGAAG AAAGCAATATTGAGATACAATGCCTCGAACGCCAAGAAATGGGACTTCACAGCATTACATTTGTATTGCTCTAAG GTCCTGGAGCCTGATGCAGCCGAACATCTGTTTGGCTCCCTGCTGCCAGAAATGGTGCAATTAGCATTGAGAGCATCTGAGCTCTGTACCAAG CCGATACCCCTCCTCAAGAGAGGCATGAGCCACTCCGTCACCATGTCTCAGGAGCAGGTGGCATGTCTGCTCGCCAACGCCTTCTTCTGTACCTTCCCCCGACGCAACTCCAGAAAGACTGAATACTGCAACTACCCAGACATCAACTTCTTCAG GCTGTTTGAGGGATCGTCTTCAAGGAAGattgagaagctgaaaacactgatgtgcTATTTCAAAAGTTTCACTGAGGAAA TGCCCACAGGACTTGTAACATTCACCCGAAAAAGATTGGATAAACCTCTGAATTGGAAAAG ctcacaGGCTCAGCTAACAAAGCTCCACATTACTTGTGAGGGGACCATTGAGGATGATGGTCATGGAATGCTTCAG GTGGATTTTGCCAATCAGTTTGTGGGAGGAGGAGTCACCAGTTCTGGTCTAGTTCAAGAGGAAATTCGTTTTCTAATCAACCCCGAGCTTATTCTGTCTCGCCTCTTCACTGAAGCCCTGGATCATAATGACTGTCTAATCATCACAG GTACACAGCAGTACAGTCAATACACAGGCTATGCTCAGACCTACCAGTGGACTGGCAGCCACCAGGACACAACTCCAAG AGACGGTTGGCAGAGAAGATGCACAGAGATTGTGGCCATTGACGCGCTGCCGTTCAGGAACTTTCTTGAACAGTTTCGCCCAGAGAAAATCAACCGAGAACTCAACAAG GCCTACTGTGGCTTTGCGCGCCCTGAGGATCAAAGACAAAACCTTGCAGCAGTGGCTACAGGGAACTGGGGCTGTGGGGTTTTTGGGGGTGACACACGTCTGAAAG ctctgctccagaTGCTGGCAGCTGCCGAGGCGGGCCGAGATGTGGCTTATTTCACCTTTGGTGACAGCCAGCTCATGACAGATGTCCACAACATGCACTCTTTCCTCACTCAGAGGAATATCAGTGTTG GGGAGGTGTATGATCTCCTGGGGCAGTACTACAGCTCAGTGTGCAAGAACAGCCTCAGTCGGCGCCCTGATGTCAGCCTCTACTCCTTCATCTACCAACAGTTCAGCTCCTCCCTGGCGCCAGATGACTCGGACAGGGGCTCGGCCAGACAACATGTCCCTGCAGACTGCCGTTGA